From the genome of Candidatus Nitrosocosmicus oleophilus, one region includes:
- a CDS encoding NmrA family NAD(P)-binding protein yields MAFTTQNNRRGFSKLTDEYRSPERKNNDLKILITGASGFIGSRLLKQLIKINIETSDNQGAKYSIRCLTRNKKTFGSSDMDKKHESSKVEVIEGDLSNYEDCLNALKDVDIAYYLVHSMEGSSKNWKKFSEKEQKTAENFANAADKRGVKRIIYLGGLTHAKESELSQHMLSRKQVGDILRKSHAKVTIFRAAVILGSGGGSFEMLRYLVERLPVMICPKWVLTKCQPIFIDDVITYLFNSIEKPQTEGKTFDIGGPDILTYFDMMKIYAKILDKSIRILIISFLTPRLSSYWVDLVTPIKASLARPLIDSLKHEAIVKDDSIKKVIPIELKSFEDSLRYCINEEDKYTKKKDKSLIKKERTSMSANYKILLISLFLLLAIGTTYYFLEDRAQFLEPFWLFIAVIWYLLIFTSIYFVRFGARLGALIAGILGWASLVFWLLDNFHMVSGYSIIAERPSNNEVWRDIVGIVIASFTVISSHNIFHKIRLHG; encoded by the coding sequence ATGGCATTTACAACTCAAAATAACAGAAGAGGATTTTCAAAATTGACAGATGAATATCGATCACCGGAGCGGAAAAACAACGATCTCAAAATTCTGATTACAGGTGCCAGTGGCTTTATCGGAAGCAGATTGCTAAAGCAATTAATAAAGATCAATATTGAAACCTCAGATAATCAAGGCGCTAAATATTCAATTCGTTGTTTGACTCGAAATAAAAAAACCTTTGGTAGTTCTGACATGGACAAAAAGCATGAATCGTCAAAAGTAGAGGTCATTGAAGGAGATTTAAGCAACTATGAGGATTGTTTAAATGCGCTCAAAGATGTAGATATAGCATATTATCTTGTTCATTCAATGGAGGGATCTTCAAAGAATTGGAAAAAGTTTTCAGAAAAGGAACAAAAAACTGCTGAGAATTTTGCAAATGCAGCAGACAAACGAGGAGTCAAAAGAATTATCTATTTAGGCGGTTTAACACACGCAAAAGAGTCCGAACTTTCTCAACACATGCTTAGTAGAAAGCAGGTAGGAGATATATTAAGAAAATCACACGCGAAGGTGACAATTTTTAGAGCAGCCGTTATACTGGGAAGTGGTGGGGGCTCTTTTGAAATGCTAAGGTATCTAGTTGAGAGATTACCTGTAATGATTTGTCCTAAATGGGTGCTGACTAAATGCCAGCCAATATTCATAGATGATGTAATTACATACCTCTTTAACTCGATTGAAAAACCACAAACTGAAGGAAAAACATTCGATATAGGAGGCCCAGACATACTTACTTATTTTGATATGATGAAAATTTATGCTAAAATACTCGACAAATCCATTAGAATCTTGATCATTTCATTCCTAACTCCAAGACTTTCATCCTATTGGGTTGACTTGGTTACCCCCATAAAAGCATCGTTGGCAAGGCCATTAATTGATAGTCTTAAACATGAAGCAATAGTTAAGGATGATTCGATCAAGAAAGTTATTCCTATAGAATTAAAATCGTTTGAGGATTCGTTGCGATATTGTATTAATGAAGAAGATAAGTACACAAAGAAGAAGGATAAGAGTCTAATAAAAAAAGAACGGACATCCATGTCTGCTAACTACAAGATTCTATTGATTTCTTTATTCTTACTTTTGGCAATAGGTACGACCTACTACTTTTTAGAAGACAGAGCTCAATTTTTGGAGCCCTTCTGGCTCTTCATAGCAGTCATCTGGTATTTACTTATCTTCACTTCAATTTACTTTGTACGCTTTGGAGCTAGACTTGGTGCACTGATAGCCGGGATACTGGGATGGGCAAGTCTGGTATTTTGGTTGTTGGATAACTTTCATATGGTTTCTGGATATTCTATTATAGCTGAAAGACCTAGTAACAATGAAGTTTGGAGAGATATTGTCGGAATAGTTATAGCATCTTTTACTGTCATCTCATCACATAATATCTTTCATAAAATACGGTTACATGGCTGA
- a CDS encoding universal stress protein, with protein sequence MSEEISKIMVGIDGSEASIKAVRKVLDMAKKYSAEVIAIHISLIPYYLRRLPQSGWEELRAYDDEQMKIWLKNIMIEANEKNIHFKALVKETTSSIVNEIIRSADAENIDLIVLGSTGKSRLDRMLVGSVAQGVMTNAKCSVLVVR encoded by the coding sequence GTGTCTGAAGAGATCTCTAAAATAATGGTCGGTATAGATGGGTCTGAGGCTTCAATCAAAGCCGTAAGAAAGGTTTTAGACATGGCAAAAAAATACAGCGCAGAAGTTATTGCAATTCATATTTCATTGATTCCATATTATTTAAGACGGTTGCCTCAAAGTGGATGGGAAGAACTACGCGCTTATGATGATGAGCAGATGAAAATATGGTTAAAGAATATTATGATAGAGGCCAATGAAAAGAATATTCATTTTAAGGCATTGGTAAAAGAGACTACATCATCAATTGTGAATGAAATTATTAGAAGTGCCGATGCAGAAAATATTGACTTGATTGTTTTAGGTAGTACTGGTAAGTCAAGGCTTGATAGAATGTTGGTCGGTAGCGTAGCCCAAGGCGTGATGACCAATGCAAAGTGTTCTGTTTTAGTAGTAAGATAA